The Risungbinella massiliensis sequence CGATGAGACCCCAGAGGACGACTCGGGTGTGGTTCGACATATGGTATCTCCTAAGTTGGAACGGATGTTTTTGTTGATTTGGGTTAGATCTACTAGTTCCTTTAACATGACGTTGAAGGAATATATTTATTTTATAGAATATTAGTTACTTAATCAAATGGTTTGTTTTCTATTTTTTGAAATCTCTTTGTTCAATAAATGTCTTCCGATCTTTTTTGTATTTCTCCAATTTCTAGGCATGTCTTGCGATCTTTGTCCATATATTGGACTAAGATCGTAGAAAGGGGAGTGGAGAATGTGGAAGACAAAAAAAAATATGAAGATAACCTACAAGAAGACCTAATGCCTGAAGAGATGGAGATGGAAGACAAAATGGCGGATGACTTTGATGATCAGATGCCATTTGAGGGAGTCGAGTTCGCAGAGAACCCAGAGCCTCGTTGTCCTTGTATACTACTACTCGATACTTCCGGTTCGATGAGAGGTGAGCCGATCGAAGAGCTGAATCAAGGGCTTGCTAGTTTCAAAGATGAGCTGATGTCAGATGACATGGCGATGAAGCGTGTAGAGCTAGCGGTGGTTAGTTTTGGTCCTGTTACAGTGGAATCGGAGTTTCAGACAGCAGATCAGTTCCAAGCCCCATATCTAACAGCAGAAAATGATACCCCAATTGGAGCAGCAGTCGATCAAGCTTTAAAGATGTTAGAAGAGCGCAAAGAACAGTATCGAGAAAACGGAATTGATTACTACCGTCCTTGGGTCTTCCTGATTACAGATGGTGCTCCAACAGATGACTGGCGGCGTGCGGCAGAGAAGATCCAAGCTGCGGAAGATGCCAAATCGCTTATGTTTTTCGCTGTAGGGGTCGATCGTGCCAATATGAAAATTTTAGAGGAGATCTCTGTTCGGGAGCCATTGAAGTTAAAAGGTTTGAAGTTCCGAGAGCTGTTTAGTTGGTTGTCTCATTCTCTAAGTACTGTTTCTCATTCCCAAATGGGTGAAACAGTAACGCTGACAAGCCCCGCTGGTTGGGGCAAAGTGGAATGAGCCGAACTTGGCGATACCTTTCTTCCACGGTTATCGGAGTTTCTCATGAGAAAGATGGGACCTCTTGCCAGGATGCCCATCAATGTCTCCTCCTCCCTTCTCGGGAAGGGGAGACTCTCTTTGTTTCGATCATAGCGGATGGGGCTGGGAGTGCCACCTATGGAAAAGAGGGCGCAACTCATATATGTAGATATTTTTTAGAGCGGATTCAATCTTTTCTGGAGCAAGATTCCTTGCAACATATAACCGAACGCCATATTACGGACTGGTTAGAACAATACCAATATGAAGTATCCCTTTGGTCCGCCTGTTGTCGGATGGAAAGTACCAACTTTGCTAGTACCTTACTCGGAGCCATCATCGGGGAGAATCGGGCTATATTCTGGCAGATTGGAGATGGAGCAATCGTGGTAAAGCAAAAAGAAAAACCAAATGCATATGAGTTGATCTTTTGGCCACAGCAAGGAGAGTATGCCAACCAGACTTATTTTGCCACACAGCCTGAGGCTTGTGCTCTTCTACAGTTTACTTCCCTTTCTACCGAATTGACCGATGTAGCACTCTTTACAGATGGTATTCAACGGTTAGCTCTTTCTTATGAGGATCAGTGTGCCTATGCACCTTTTTTTCGCCCGTTATTTGAGTTTTTGCACCATCCAGATTGGAATTGGATTGCAGGACAAAAGAAATTGGATCTCTTTCTTCAATCCAAGCAGATCAACAAGCGAACAGATGACGACAAGACACTCGTTATTGCATCACGCTACCTGAGTAGGGGAACCGATGATGAACAAGCTACTTACTAAACATAAGTACACAGATCAGCAGGGGCGAGAGATCTGGTCGGGAAATAAGATAGGCGAAGGTGGCGAGGGAGCTGTCTATGAGATTCGGAACCGACCAAATGAGGTACTGAAGCTCTACCATCAAGCATCGAGAGAGCAAGAAGCAAAACTCTGGGCTATGAAGAGGCTTCGAACAGAGCGTTTAGCACAATATACAGCTTGGATTATCGATTTAGTCTATCAAGATGAGAGAATGGTTGGGTATACACAGCCTTATTTAATAGGATATCGTCCTATCCATTTGCTCTACACACCCAAAAGTAGAACGGAAACATTTCCCAAGGCGGGAGTTCGATTTTTGCTCCATACTGCTACCAACATTGCACGTGCTTTCTCTGCTGTACATGCAGCGGGACAAGTGGTGGGAGATATCAATCATGCCAATTTATTTGTTTCAGATCTAGGTCTTGTTCGTTTCATTGATTGTGATAGTTTTCAAATACGACAAGGAGAGAAAAGCTTCGCTTGCGGTGTTGGGGTACCTACTTTTCAAGCGCCCGAATGGCAAGCGCAACAAGTGACAGAGCGTACCGACCAGCAAGATGCCTTTGGTCTGGCGGTACTCTTGTTTCACTTGCTTTATCTGGGAAGACATCCGTTTGCGGGAATAGGAGACAAAAAGGAGAGAAGTATCGAAATAGCGATTAAGGAGCGTGATTTCCTCTATAGTAAACAAAACTCGTGCCAAAAAAGAAAGCTTCCACCTGGAATGATCCCGTTTTCGCTTTATCCAAAAGAGATTCAAACCTTATTTGAAAAAGCTTTTTTAAGCTCCAATCCAGCTGATCGTCCTACGGCAAAACAGTGGGTCCATGTTTTGAATAGTGCAATGGAGAAGATGAAGAGTTGCGAGGATCATCCAAAGCATTTGTACGCCAGCTATTATCAAGACTGTCCTTGGTGTCGGGTCGAAGCACGTTGTGGAATTTTGTTTTTTTCTCATGGGACAGGCTCTCGTCAAAAGGTTCGTCTTCAGTCACCAGAGGAAATTTGGGCTCCTGTAACGAAAGATGCTTCTCCTTTTCCTAAGCTACCTAGCCCCAAGGAGATCCAGGTTCGACCTTCGCCTTCGGTAAGACATTATGTGCAAAAAAGACGAGGTTGGCGAAATGTTCGGATAGGAGTAGCCATTCTCTTGACAATAGTTGCCTTACAAACATCGCTCTTTTTTGGTATACCAGTAGCTCTGTTTCTAGCACTGCTAGACTGGAAACCGCGTAAGAGACTCA is a genomic window containing:
- a CDS encoding vWA domain-containing protein, yielding MEDKKKYEDNLQEDLMPEEMEMEDKMADDFDDQMPFEGVEFAENPEPRCPCILLLDTSGSMRGEPIEELNQGLASFKDELMSDDMAMKRVELAVVSFGPVTVESEFQTADQFQAPYLTAENDTPIGAAVDQALKMLEERKEQYRENGIDYYRPWVFLITDGAPTDDWRRAAEKIQAAEDAKSLMFFAVGVDRANMKILEEISVREPLKLKGLKFRELFSWLSHSLSTVSHSQMGETVTLTSPAGWGKVE
- a CDS encoding PP2C family serine/threonine-protein phosphatase; translation: MSRTWRYLSSTVIGVSHEKDGTSCQDAHQCLLLPSREGETLFVSIIADGAGSATYGKEGATHICRYFLERIQSFLEQDSLQHITERHITDWLEQYQYEVSLWSACCRMESTNFASTLLGAIIGENRAIFWQIGDGAIVVKQKEKPNAYELIFWPQQGEYANQTYFATQPEACALLQFTSLSTELTDVALFTDGIQRLALSYEDQCAYAPFFRPLFEFLHHPDWNWIAGQKKLDLFLQSKQINKRTDDDKTLVIASRYLSRGTDDEQATY
- a CDS encoding protein kinase domain-containing protein; the protein is MMNKLLTKHKYTDQQGREIWSGNKIGEGGEGAVYEIRNRPNEVLKLYHQASREQEAKLWAMKRLRTERLAQYTAWIIDLVYQDERMVGYTQPYLIGYRPIHLLYTPKSRTETFPKAGVRFLLHTATNIARAFSAVHAAGQVVGDINHANLFVSDLGLVRFIDCDSFQIRQGEKSFACGVGVPTFQAPEWQAQQVTERTDQQDAFGLAVLLFHLLYLGRHPFAGIGDKKERSIEIAIKERDFLYSKQNSCQKRKLPPGMIPFSLYPKEIQTLFEKAFLSSNPADRPTAKQWVHVLNSAMEKMKSCEDHPKHLYASYYQDCPWCRVEARCGILFFSHGTGSRQKVRLQSPEEIWAPVTKDASPFPKLPSPKEIQVRPSPSVRHYVQKRRGWRNVRIGVAILLTIVALQTSLFFGIPVALFLALLDWKPRKRLKHLHRIYQLAEQDWVNAVKEFQLDPERTGQHHRQQQWKRLQQEYQSIERLKKQKWSSVRRGKIRTLREIHLRQFSVRNSKLSTLTEGKLALLEQRGIWTAADIRPAALENISELGVATKEQLLQWRKKLAVQFTPPETIGIPEEVKQQIMREVEWKHRLWQRKAILARNQYLQWQKSVRHVSDQRLPSLEEKARRLAQAQKDYLFLLTKR